The Methanomethylovorans hollandica DSM 15978 genome includes a region encoding these proteins:
- a CDS encoding DUF3303 domain-containing protein, with the protein MLFMDISTWAPEHREDILKHFKEIRPPAGIHVVNQWLDLTGGRFFILYEAESSEAYAAFNLPWSDVCTIDSVPVMEAIDFIKHMAEHGLKF; encoded by the coding sequence ATGTTATTTATGGACATAAGTACTTGGGCACCGGAACACAGAGAAGATATCCTGAAACACTTCAAGGAAATTAGGCCACCGGCGGGTATTCATGTTGTCAATCAGTGGCTGGACCTTACAGGCGGCAGATTCTTTATTCTCTATGAGGCTGAGAGTTCAGAGGCATACGCAGCTTTCAATCTGCCGTGGTCTGATGTTTGTACCATCGACAGTGTGCCGGTCATGGAGGCAATTGATTTCATAAAACACATGGCAGAACATGGATTGAAATTCTAA
- a CDS encoding class I SAM-dependent methyltransferase, with translation MAIPDYWKHTKAKAIPTTVKLQQVFYQYAIHGDKVIDIGCACGDVCDKLGSAGFYVIGVDINQDALRQADLSSKEKEHLRDPFFLQADASLLPFANGTFDIAIMQAFLTTVATKEVRHRIIREACRILKPGGYLYLADFGQTWHSKIYRERYINDLPLTKEEGSIIAYDQKTGDKAYISHHFTEKELVFLLVENGFEIEFFRNEEFTTRTGNRINGFVIVGRKG, from the coding sequence ATGGCTATTCCTGATTACTGGAAGCACACAAAAGCCAAAGCTATCCCCACAACAGTGAAACTGCAGCAGGTATTCTATCAATACGCAATTCATGGTGACAAGGTAATTGACATCGGATGTGCATGCGGTGATGTATGTGATAAGCTTGGATCTGCCGGTTTTTATGTTATCGGAGTGGATATCAACCAGGACGCTCTGAGGCAGGCAGACTTATCCTCAAAAGAAAAAGAACATCTCAGGGATCCCTTTTTCCTGCAGGCAGATGCTTCACTGCTTCCTTTTGCCAATGGAACATTTGACATTGCCATAATGCAGGCTTTCCTCACTACAGTTGCTACAAAAGAGGTCCGTCACAGGATCATCCGGGAAGCCTGCAGGATACTGAAACCGGGGGGCTATCTCTATCTTGCGGATTTCGGACAGACGTGGCACTCAAAGATATATCGGGAACGCTACATCAATGATCTGCCATTGACAAAAGAGGAAGGTTCCATCATTGCCTATGACCAGAAAACAGGGGATAAAGCCTACATCTCTCATCATTTCACAGAAAAGGAACTTGTGTTCCTGCTGGTTGAGAACGGTTTTGAGATAGAGTTCTTCAGGAACGAGGAGTTTACGACAAGAACGGGTAACAGGATCAATGGATTTGTGATTGTGGGGAGAAAAGGTTAG
- the gatA gene encoding Asp-tRNA(Asn)/Glu-tRNA(Gln) amidotransferase subunit GatA — MTGWANILQIKEKIAERSAEEVTASYLERIKKSRINAYTTVWEGAIDKAREIDEQGHNGPLAGIPIAIKDNISTKGISTTCSSKILQGYVPPYDAHIIERLKDAGAIILGKTNMDEFAMGTSTESSCYGPTLNPWDMERVPGGSSGGSAAVVAAGEAPISVGSDTGGSVRCPAAFCGVVGLKPTYGTISRYGLISYANSLEQIGPLATCVSDIATLMDVIGGHDARDSTSIKTETVYKDALADDVSGLKIGVPAEYFGAGIDPAVENSVWDAIQLFEEMGASWEQVSLPHTSYALAAYYIIAMSEASSNLARFDGTRYGYRNEGENWHVMASRTRAEGFGAEVKRRILLGTYALSAGYHDKYYLKALKVRTLVKQDFDLAFKEFDCLITPTMPTPAFKLGEKVEDPLALYLADVNTVPINLAGVPSISLPCGFTDGLPIGLQIIGKHFDEATILKAAYSFEQNTEHHTRRPAEVA; from the coding sequence ATGACAGGATGGGCAAACATTTTACAGATAAAGGAAAAAATAGCAGAGAGATCCGCAGAGGAGGTCACAGCATCCTACCTCGAAAGGATAAAGAAAAGCAGGATCAACGCTTACACAACAGTATGGGAAGGGGCAATTGATAAGGCACGGGAAATAGACGAGCAGGGCCACAACGGACCACTTGCAGGCATCCCTATAGCGATCAAAGACAACATTTCCACTAAAGGCATATCCACCACATGCTCCTCTAAAATATTACAGGGATATGTACCTCCTTATGACGCACACATCATAGAAAGGCTCAAGGATGCAGGAGCTATCATTCTGGGCAAGACGAACATGGATGAGTTCGCTATGGGCACATCCACCGAATCCAGCTGCTATGGGCCAACCCTCAATCCCTGGGACATGGAACGTGTGCCAGGTGGCTCATCGGGTGGCAGCGCTGCTGTAGTGGCTGCCGGGGAAGCTCCCATATCAGTAGGTTCTGATACCGGAGGCTCAGTGAGATGCCCAGCCGCCTTCTGTGGAGTAGTGGGCCTTAAACCCACATACGGAACAATATCCAGATATGGCCTTATCTCCTACGCCAACTCTCTGGAACAGATCGGACCTCTGGCAACATGCGTTTCCGACATCGCAACCCTTATGGACGTAATAGGAGGGCATGATGCAAGGGACAGCACTTCAATAAAGACCGAAACAGTGTACAAAGATGCTCTTGCTGACGATGTCTCCGGTCTGAAGATAGGTGTGCCTGCAGAATACTTCGGAGCAGGCATTGACCCGGCAGTTGAGAACTCCGTATGGGATGCCATCCAGCTCTTTGAAGAGATGGGAGCATCATGGGAACAGGTCTCTCTGCCACACACATCATACGCACTTGCTGCTTACTATATCATTGCCATGAGCGAAGCATCCTCTAACCTTGCCAGATTTGATGGAACACGATATGGATACAGGAACGAAGGAGAGAACTGGCATGTAATGGCTTCCCGCACACGTGCAGAAGGCTTTGGTGCTGAGGTCAAGCGCAGGATACTGCTGGGAACTTATGCCCTCTCCGCAGGATACCATGATAAATACTACCTGAAAGCCCTGAAGGTCAGAACACTTGTAAAGCAGGACTTTGATCTTGCTTTCAAAGAGTTCGACTGTCTGATAACACCTACCATGCCCACCCCTGCCTTTAAGCTGGGAGAAAAAGTAGAAGACCCGCTTGCATTATACCTGGCAGATGTGAACACTGTACCTATCAACCTTGCAGGAGTGCCTTCCATATCCCTGCCTTGCGGTTTTACAGATGGTCTGCCCATTGGACTGCAGATAATCGGTAAACACTTCGATGAGGCTACTATACTGAAAGCTGCTTACAGCTTTGAGCAGAACACAGAACATCACACCAGAAGACCTGCGGAGGTGGCATGA
- a CDS encoding phasin family protein, whose translation MKDTLKKVGLFGIGLWALTEDKINEISKELIDSGEMNKKEGKKFVKEVLEEQKKQTEEMEKKINAKVQETFKRAEVVKKDDLKILKEQMQQLQNKLDEMIGEKKEETEEVEKEAESEEEMKKEQEE comes from the coding sequence ATGAAAGATACTCTAAAAAAAGTTGGCCTTTTTGGAATTGGCCTGTGGGCCCTTACTGAGGATAAGATCAACGAGATTTCAAAGGAGCTAATCGATAGTGGAGAGATGAATAAGAAGGAAGGTAAGAAATTCGTTAAAGAAGTCCTCGAAGAGCAGAAAAAACAGACTGAAGAGATGGAAAAAAAGATCAATGCAAAGGTCCAGGAAACATTCAAGCGTGCAGAAGTCGTGAAAAAGGATGACCTCAAAATTCTGAAAGAACAGATGCAGCAGCTTCAGAATAAGCTTGATGAGATGATCGGCGAGAAAAAGGAAGAAACTGAAGAAGTAGAAAAGGAAGCTGAATCAGAAGAAGAAATGAAAAAGGAACAGGAAGAGTAA
- a CDS encoding geranylgeranylglyceryl/heptaprenylglyceryl phosphate synthase has product MQVEKYLNEIAEREGTVHLTLIDPASQSPEEAAAMAFAAAQGGTDAIMIGGSTGAGGVLLDQTISKIKEVIDLPIILFPGSASGVSAYADAIFFMSLLNSRDINYITGNQVMGAPLVYKSGIEAISMAYIIIEPGGTVGWVGDARLIPKNKPEIAVAYSLAGKYLGMHYTYLETGSGADGPATPQMIASVKHALGNNMLIVGGGIRDAETARKCVQSGADMIVTGTVVEETSDVTGKIRELVSAIKK; this is encoded by the coding sequence ATGCAAGTGGAAAAGTACCTGAACGAGATCGCAGAGCGCGAAGGTACAGTTCACTTGACACTGATCGACCCTGCATCCCAGTCCCCCGAAGAGGCGGCGGCCATGGCCTTTGCTGCGGCACAGGGTGGCACGGATGCGATTATGATAGGGGGGTCAACCGGAGCCGGAGGTGTGCTCCTTGACCAAACTATATCGAAGATCAAAGAAGTTATTGATCTGCCGATAATATTATTTCCCGGAAGTGCATCTGGCGTGAGTGCGTATGCAGATGCCATATTCTTCATGAGCTTGCTCAACTCAAGAGATATTAATTATATAACTGGAAACCAGGTTATGGGTGCCCCGCTTGTGTATAAAAGCGGTATTGAAGCCATATCCATGGCATATATAATCATCGAGCCTGGAGGCACAGTAGGATGGGTAGGTGATGCAAGGCTCATTCCGAAGAACAAGCCTGAAATAGCTGTTGCTTATTCTCTTGCAGGCAAATATCTGGGTATGCACTATACATATCTGGAAACCGGATCCGGTGCAGACGGTCCTGCAACTCCTCAGATGATCGCTTCTGTCAAGCATGCTCTGGGGAACAACATGCTTATTGTAGGAGGAGGCATCAGGGATGCAGAAACAGCACGCAAATGTGTGCAATCTGGTGCTGATATGATCGTTACAGGCACGGTAGTGGAAGAAACTTCCGATGTGACTGGCAAGATCCGGGAACTTGTATCTGCCATCAAAAAGTAG
- the gatB gene encoding Asp-tRNA(Asn)/Glu-tRNA(Gln) amidotransferase subunit GatB, whose product MVYENPDGVRIGLEVHVQLNKLNTKLFCGCSTNYHDSEPNTHVCPVCLGLPGSLPVINERAVEFAIKIGLALNCNIVEQTQFHRKNYYYPDLPKGFQTTQYDYPIASGGEVSIEGEDGERKIGITRAHIEEDPGRLQHMGSIDKSKGTLINYNRSGMTLIEIVSEPDMRSPKEARRYLDKLRSILDYLDVFNGDLEGAMRVDANVSVFYGDRVEVKNISSFKGAERALLYEIMRQKNHIRRGGKITLETRHFDEARGVTISMRTKEEEHDYRYFPEPDLVPMRVADKVPEVLKTLPELPDAKKERFIKQYGIADMHAKALTSDIKVANFYEHVALQVEPGASAVWVADILKGELNYRDISVDAFKVEDMVEIIELITGNKITERSGIEIIRTILDNGGTPAAIVKEKGLIKVEDDIVTKAVTEALDENPEALQDYLGGKEKSLNFLVGQVMKKTAGRSDAKTTREMLLERISELPPK is encoded by the coding sequence ATGGTATACGAGAATCCTGACGGAGTAAGAATAGGACTGGAGGTCCACGTCCAGCTGAACAAGCTCAACACTAAGTTGTTCTGCGGTTGTTCCACGAACTACCATGACTCCGAACCCAACACGCACGTATGTCCCGTATGCCTGGGACTCCCCGGCTCACTGCCGGTCATAAACGAAAGAGCAGTTGAGTTTGCTATCAAGATAGGGCTTGCACTGAACTGTAACATTGTGGAGCAAACTCAGTTCCACAGGAAGAACTACTACTACCCTGATCTACCAAAAGGTTTCCAGACCACCCAGTACGACTACCCTATTGCAAGCGGTGGTGAAGTGAGCATTGAAGGCGAGGACGGAGAGCGCAAAATAGGGATTACACGTGCTCATATAGAAGAGGACCCTGGAAGGCTCCAGCATATGGGAAGCATCGATAAGTCCAAGGGTACCCTTATTAACTACAACCGCTCCGGAATGACACTTATTGAGATAGTCAGCGAGCCGGATATGAGAAGCCCAAAGGAAGCGAGGCGCTATCTGGACAAGCTAAGGAGCATTCTTGACTACCTTGACGTATTCAATGGTGATCTTGAGGGAGCTATGAGAGTGGATGCTAACGTCTCAGTCTTTTACGGAGACCGTGTAGAGGTCAAGAACATCTCCTCCTTCAAGGGAGCAGAGAGAGCTCTGCTTTACGAGATAATGAGGCAGAAGAACCACATCAGACGTGGTGGCAAGATTACACTGGAAACCCGGCACTTCGATGAAGCCAGAGGCGTCACAATTTCTATGCGTACGAAGGAGGAAGAACATGACTACCGCTACTTCCCGGAACCCGACCTTGTGCCCATGAGAGTGGCTGACAAGGTTCCGGAAGTGCTAAAGACACTGCCTGAGCTTCCTGATGCGAAGAAGGAACGGTTCATAAAGCAGTACGGAATCGCTGATATGCATGCGAAAGCACTTACATCTGACATAAAGGTAGCAAATTTCTACGAGCACGTAGCCCTGCAGGTGGAACCAGGAGCATCTGCTGTGTGGGTAGCTGACATCCTTAAAGGAGAATTGAACTACCGGGACATCAGCGTGGATGCCTTCAAGGTCGAAGACATGGTAGAGATCATAGAACTCATAACCGGAAATAAGATCACTGAGAGAAGCGGCATTGAGATCATCAGGACGATCCTGGACAATGGAGGCACTCCTGCAGCCATTGTGAAGGAAAAAGGGCTTATAAAAGTGGAGGACGACATTGTCACAAAGGCGGTTACAGAGGCACTCGATGAAAATCCGGAGGCTTTGCAGGACTACCTTGGAGGCAAGGAAAAGTCACTGAATTTCCTTGTAGGCCAGGTTATGAAGAAAACCGCTGGCAGATCCGATGCAAAGACCACAAGGGAAATGTTATTGGAAAGAATAAGCGAGCTGCCTCCAAAGTGA
- a CDS encoding 4Fe-4S binding protein, producing the protein MAKKRGNDYLKDKGFLSQKQDGYFSLRLHVAGGNLTSENLRYIADAADKYGKGYVHVTSRQGIEVPFVHNNNTEAISSLMDNAGIAPGASGKKIRAIVACQGNRVCSNGIIDCQDICEKIDKKYFGQPVPYKFKIAVTGCPASCLRVQENDFGIMGTVQPKFVEENCVTCGLCKKVCKVDAIDITDGVLTIDPDKCIMCGECIRVCKKDAMQIANEGFTIYVGGKVGRKPRMGIRILKTVSEPVMYEVFERTVAYYREHALEGERIIDVIDRYGINHFEREIGYSFDLMR; encoded by the coding sequence ATGGCAAAAAAAAGAGGTAATGATTATCTGAAAGACAAAGGCTTTCTTTCTCAGAAGCAGGATGGTTATTTTTCACTTCGTCTGCACGTTGCAGGAGGAAATCTTACATCTGAAAACCTCAGATACATCGCTGATGCAGCGGATAAATATGGCAAGGGGTATGTCCATGTGACCTCAAGACAGGGTATTGAGGTTCCTTTTGTACATAATAATAATACGGAAGCCATCAGTTCTTTAATGGATAATGCAGGTATTGCTCCCGGAGCATCCGGAAAAAAGATAAGGGCGATAGTTGCATGCCAGGGTAACAGAGTATGTAGTAATGGTATTATAGATTGTCAGGACATATGCGAAAAAATAGATAAAAAATACTTTGGACAACCGGTTCCTTACAAATTCAAGATCGCAGTAACAGGTTGTCCTGCCTCATGCCTGAGAGTCCAGGAGAACGATTTTGGCATCATGGGAACTGTGCAGCCGAAGTTTGTTGAAGAAAATTGCGTTACATGTGGCCTGTGCAAAAAAGTCTGCAAAGTAGATGCTATAGATATCACTGATGGTGTGCTGACCATTGATCCTGATAAATGTATAATGTGCGGGGAGTGCATCAGGGTCTGCAAAAAGGATGCCATGCAGATTGCAAATGAGGGTTTTACTATCTATGTGGGAGGAAAGGTTGGGAGAAAACCACGCATGGGGATAAGGATCCTTAAAACGGTAAGTGAGCCTGTAATGTATGAAGTATTTGAAAGGACCGTTGCTTATTATCGGGAGCATGCTCTTGAGGGCGAAAGGATCATTGATGTGATAGACAGATACGGTATCAATCACTTTGAGAGAGAGATAGGTTATTCTTTTGATCTGATGAGATAA
- a CDS encoding DNA-methyltransferase: MLHDSFNYSICILDWSCKNPSALRRLKVLIYCCNIVPPRMRDTYYNQDCITGARDHIPDRSVDLIITDPPFAINGNNLHKHYHRKEEHVFEGYVEVDQEEYRDFSIKWMHEAHRVLKDTGSMYVVSGWSNLLDILLALEKNDFELINHIIWKYNFGVSTRHKFVTSHYHILYCKKSAAKKVKFNTFCRFGTSEKHDDNSSMLYNDLEDVWVINRDFKKGRLRNKNTLPAELLKKMILYSSDENDLVCDFFLGSFSTAKISKSLNRYSTGFEVNSDVYDYQLEQMHNIERGYILKELCSNGGNPHHNQRKRWTEEEANKVIARYDAIKSAGLTDKKAYQLLSMEFGRGYFSMMNITKKNRK; this comes from the coding sequence ATGCTTCATGATTCTTTCAACTACAGCATCTGTATTTTAGACTGGTCATGTAAGAACCCTTCTGCACTGCGGCGGCTAAAAGTACTTATATACTGCTGCAACATAGTTCCACCCCGGATGAGGGATACATACTATAATCAGGACTGCATAACCGGTGCACGTGACCATATTCCTGACCGAAGTGTCGATCTTATCATCACAGATCCTCCATTTGCCATAAATGGTAACAATCTCCACAAACATTATCACAGGAAAGAAGAGCATGTGTTCGAAGGGTATGTTGAGGTGGATCAGGAAGAATACCGTGATTTTTCCATAAAGTGGATGCATGAGGCCCACAGGGTTCTCAAGGACACTGGTTCCATGTATGTGGTCTCAGGATGGAGCAATCTTCTGGATATACTGCTTGCTCTTGAAAAAAATGATTTTGAATTGATCAACCATATTATATGGAAATATAATTTCGGCGTGAGTACAAGGCACAAGTTCGTTACGTCTCATTACCACATTCTCTACTGTAAAAAATCAGCTGCAAAAAAAGTGAAATTTAATACCTTCTGCAGATTTGGAACATCTGAGAAGCATGACGATAACAGTTCTATGCTTTATAATGACCTGGAAGATGTATGGGTGATCAACAGGGATTTCAAGAAAGGCAGGTTAAGGAATAAGAACACCCTTCCTGCAGAACTGTTAAAGAAGATGATCCTTTACTCCTCAGATGAAAATGACCTTGTCTGTGATTTTTTCCTGGGCAGTTTCTCCACGGCAAAGATATCTAAGTCTCTCAACAGATATTCCACAGGCTTTGAGGTAAATAGCGATGTGTATGATTACCAGCTGGAACAAATGCACAATATAGAACGTGGTTACATACTTAAAGAACTGTGCTCCAATGGGGGAAATCCGCATCACAACCAGAGGAAGCGCTGGACGGAAGAAGAAGCAAATAAGGTCATTGCACGCTATGATGCTATTAAGAGTGCTGGGCTCACAGACAAAAAAGCCTACCAGTTACTTTCCATGGAATTTGGCCGGGGGTATTTCTCTATGATGAACATTACTAAGAAAAACAGGAAATAA
- a CDS encoding 50S ribosomal protein L40e, with translation MARFPEAENRILNKKICMKCNARNASRADRCRKCGSKALRPKSKEAKGG, from the coding sequence ATGGCAAGATTCCCAGAAGCAGAAAACAGAATACTTAACAAAAAGATATGTATGAAATGTAATGCCCGCAACGCTTCACGTGCAGACAGATGCAGAAAATGCGGAAGCAAGGCACTACGTCCCAAATCCAAGGAAGCAAAGGGTGGCTGA
- a CDS encoding DUF128 domain-containing protein, with translation MTDPNVERKLIEIMRIISKSDKPLGARLIADELQNRGYAIGERAVRYHLRILDERGFTKKHGYIGRTITEHGQKELSDALISDRLDLVITRIEELVYKTTYDLREKKGNVIVNVSIIDKSDYEKAMDVLKYAINAGISISPRIRIVDEDSEEDDIFVPDGKFAIANVCSITYDGILLKNGIPSTPLYGGLMQMEAHQPVSFVDIIGYSGTSIDPIKIFINRHSTSVLDYIESGNGKLLANLRHIPGSAREKAHEVMELAKDSDINGYLQIGETSEDVFNVPMERGKAGIPVIVGSNAISAIAEAGIPVKAYPVSTIMDYNIMKKLE, from the coding sequence ATGACAGACCCCAATGTCGAAAGGAAACTTATTGAAATAATGCGGATAATCAGCAAGAGCGACAAACCATTAGGAGCTCGCCTGATAGCAGATGAACTGCAGAACAGGGGGTATGCCATTGGAGAAAGGGCTGTACGTTATCACCTGCGCATACTGGATGAAAGGGGATTCACCAAGAAGCATGGATATATCGGGCGTACCATAACGGAACACGGACAGAAAGAACTCAGTGACGCACTTATAAGTGACAGGCTGGATCTGGTCATCACCCGGATAGAAGAACTGGTGTACAAGACCACATACGACCTTCGGGAAAAGAAAGGTAATGTCATAGTGAATGTATCCATCATTGACAAAAGTGATTATGAGAAAGCTATGGATGTGCTGAAATATGCAATTAATGCCGGAATATCCATAAGCCCCAGGATAAGGATAGTGGATGAGGACTCTGAAGAAGATGATATCTTCGTACCTGACGGTAAATTTGCAATAGCCAATGTATGTAGTATCACCTATGACGGTATCCTTCTGAAGAACGGGATTCCTTCAACTCCATTATATGGAGGGCTTATGCAGATGGAAGCTCACCAGCCCGTAAGTTTTGTAGATATCATAGGCTACAGCGGAACATCGATAGATCCTATTAAAATATTCATTAACAGGCATTCTACTTCAGTGCTCGATTATATTGAAAGTGGTAATGGAAAGCTGCTTGCTAACCTGCGCCACATACCGGGTTCTGCAAGGGAAAAGGCACATGAGGTAATGGAACTTGCAAAAGACTCCGATATCAACGGATATCTTCAGATAGGGGAGACCAGCGAAGATGTTTTCAACGTACCTATGGAAAGAGGAAAAGCAGGCATACCTGTGATAGTGGGAAGCAATGCCATCTCAGCTATTGCAGAAGCCGGTATTCCTGTAAAAGCATACCCTGTTTCTACGATCATGGACTATAATATAATGAAAAAACTGGAATGA
- a CDS encoding ABC transporter ATP-binding protein gives MLRVKNLAKDYNVLDERKRVLEGISFTVNDGEILGITGKSGSGKSTLLRILRGVESFDEGVIELEGKQFFPDSDKDDMMDLIQNTAIHLQRNFGLWNGPAIENIIRKINSRNEGHEGLPESDSPYYDEMYEESMEYLKLVGLEHKALHATSALSGGEKQRLILARQIVAKPKLLLLDEPVTMTGPGTKQEVLDVIKNVKKELNIPIIVVSHLPELHMYISDRLIYLEDGHIIEEGKTETVLKHFLKDMQPQVEISSLGKKETIIKVKDINKRLTLIRVGEVLNFKNLSLDINRGEIVSLIGQSGAGKTTLLKMIEGLTSPASGEILYLHDGEWIDITNFNPRRMELRKKISIMHQEFTLSPHSTIGQQIGFRMQIKGPGSLEYARKKAKELEVSEEILDMLYTLPDMAEEEKDKIMNQMQITPEIYAKLFPKVTFEDVKEHASKIFEALDLPLGILYKTPYQISGGEHVRAYIALALTTHPEILMLDEPFGDLDPVTLRDVTNALKRINREFGTTMIIVSHHMDFVKEVSHRVVLIDEAKVVMDGDPVEVSNCLIEMSHAKYLERNIESLIS, from the coding sequence ATGCTTAGAGTAAAAAATCTTGCGAAGGACTATAATGTACTGGATGAACGAAAGAGAGTACTCGAAGGTATCAGTTTTACTGTAAATGATGGAGAGATCCTGGGCATAACGGGAAAAAGCGGAAGCGGAAAAAGTACATTGTTAAGAATACTCCGAGGTGTGGAGAGTTTTGATGAAGGCGTTATCGAGCTTGAAGGGAAACAGTTTTTCCCGGATTCTGATAAAGATGACATGATGGATCTTATACAGAACACTGCAATTCATCTGCAGCGTAATTTCGGCTTGTGGAACGGACCTGCCATAGAGAACATCATACGCAAGATAAACTCCAGAAACGAGGGACATGAAGGATTACCTGAAAGTGATTCACCGTATTACGATGAGATGTACGAGGAATCGATGGAATACCTTAAGCTTGTAGGTCTTGAACATAAAGCCTTGCATGCGACAAGCGCTCTTAGCGGTGGAGAGAAACAACGCCTTATTCTTGCACGTCAGATCGTTGCAAAACCAAAGCTGTTATTGCTTGATGAACCTGTGACAATGACAGGGCCGGGCACAAAACAGGAAGTTCTTGACGTTATAAAAAACGTAAAAAAAGAGCTAAACATACCGATTATAGTCGTTTCCCACCTCCCAGAGCTGCACATGTATATTTCTGATCGCCTCATATATCTGGAAGATGGACATATAATAGAGGAAGGGAAAACCGAGACCGTACTGAAACATTTTCTCAAGGATATGCAGCCACAGGTAGAGATCAGTTCTTTAGGGAAAAAAGAAACCATCATCAAAGTAAAAGACATCAACAAACGCCTTACCCTTATAAGAGTAGGAGAGGTGCTGAACTTCAAAAATCTCTCACTTGATATAAACAGAGGAGAAATAGTATCCCTCATTGGGCAATCGGGGGCTGGCAAAACTACTTTGCTTAAGATGATCGAAGGACTTACGTCACCTGCTTCCGGAGAAATACTATATCTGCACGATGGAGAATGGATAGACATCACTAATTTCAATCCCAGAAGGATGGAATTGAGAAAAAAAATAAGTATAATGCATCAGGAGTTTACTCTTTCTCCACATTCCACTATCGGCCAGCAAATCGGGTTCAGAATGCAGATAAAAGGTCCAGGATCCCTGGAATATGCCCGTAAAAAAGCGAAAGAGCTGGAAGTATCTGAAGAGATATTGGATATGCTATACACATTACCTGATATGGCAGAGGAAGAGAAGGATAAGATAATGAATCAGATGCAGATAACACCTGAGATCTATGCCAAGCTTTTCCCTAAGGTCACCTTCGAAGATGTTAAGGAACATGCATCAAAGATATTTGAAGCTCTGGACCTGCCCCTTGGCATCCTTTATAAAACACCTTACCAGATAAGCGGCGGGGAACATGTAAGGGCCTACATCGCTCTCGCCCTTACCACACATCCGGAAATACTTATGCTCGACGAGCCGTTCGGTGACCTGGACCCTGTGACACTTAGGGATGTTACGAATGCTCTCAAAAGGATTAATAGGGAGTTCGGGACTACTATGATAATCGTTAGCCATCATATGGACTTCGTGAAAGAGGTATCTCACAGGGTGGTCCTTATAGATGAAGCAAAGGTAGTAATGGATGGAGACCCTGTGGAAGTGTCAAATTGCCTTATAGAGATGAGCCATGCCAAGTACTTGGAAAGGAATATAGAATCTCTTATTTCCTGA
- the gatC gene encoding Asp-tRNA(Asn)/Glu-tRNA(Gln) amidotransferase subunit GatC — MITKEEVEHVGWLARIEIHESDAQAYAEKLNAVLDYFSQLDEVDTENVPPTYHVADIVNVFREDVVRPSMPQEEVLANTEKKQEGNFLAPKIM, encoded by the coding sequence ATGATCACAAAAGAAGAGGTCGAACATGTGGGATGGCTGGCCCGCATCGAGATCCATGAAAGCGATGCACAGGCATATGCGGAGAAACTGAATGCTGTGCTGGACTACTTCAGCCAGCTGGATGAGGTGGACACTGAGAATGTACCCCCAACTTATCACGTGGCAGATATAGTGAACGTGTTCAGGGAAGATGTGGTAAGACCGTCCATGCCACAGGAAGAAGTGCTCGCCAATACCGAAAAGAAACAGGAAGGCAACTTCTTAGCCCCGAAGATTATGTGA